A DNA window from Sphingopyxis macrogoltabida contains the following coding sequences:
- a CDS encoding MFS transporter, with amino-acid sequence MLKFFAAGPEVPVDTGSDIDGRFRHYRMRIIAAITLAYAISYMCRLAINIVKKPLIDQGIFTPLELGMIGSALFYTYAAGKLVNGFVADHSNVKRLFAAGLVLSALCNIAMGFSTVFWVTVMIWGLNGWFQSYGAPSCVVALASWFSNRERGRYYGIWSTAHSIGEGLTFALVTALVAAGGWHWGFWGPGIATLIAAVAAFYAMVDRPRTLGLPTVADWRNDHYAAPAEGAPERGVFATQLSILAIPAVWVLALASAANYVTRYAINSWGILYLQEARGFSLGEAGVMLTASTLAGVAGALAFGFISDKFFGARRPPANLLFGVVEIIGLLIFFYGPEGHGWVLLGAVLFGLGMTGLVTSLGGLFAIDICPKRVAGAALGMVGVFSYLGAAVQEQVSGALIDANMHVTGSTRIYDFEPVIWFWIGCSIVATLLATTLWNTKLRD; translated from the coding sequence ATGCTGAAGTTTTTCGCGGCTGGGCCCGAGGTTCCGGTCGATACGGGCAGCGATATCGACGGCCGGTTCCGCCATTACCGGATGCGGATCATCGCCGCGATCACGCTCGCTTATGCGATCAGCTATATGTGCCGGCTGGCGATCAACATCGTCAAGAAGCCGCTGATCGATCAGGGCATCTTCACCCCGCTCGAACTCGGCATGATCGGGTCGGCGCTCTTCTATACCTATGCTGCGGGCAAGCTGGTCAACGGCTTCGTCGCCGACCACAGCAATGTGAAGCGGCTGTTCGCGGCGGGGCTGGTGCTGTCGGCGCTGTGCAATATCGCGATGGGCTTTTCGACTGTGTTCTGGGTCACGGTGATGATCTGGGGATTGAACGGCTGGTTCCAGAGCTATGGCGCGCCGTCGTGCGTCGTCGCGCTGGCGAGCTGGTTTTCGAACCGCGAGCGCGGGCGTTATTACGGCATCTGGTCGACCGCGCATTCGATCGGCGAGGGGCTGACCTTCGCGCTCGTCACCGCGCTGGTCGCGGCGGGCGGCTGGCACTGGGGTTTCTGGGGGCCGGGGATTGCGACGCTGATCGCCGCGGTCGCCGCCTTTTATGCGATGGTCGACCGCCCGCGCACGCTGGGTCTGCCGACCGTCGCCGACTGGCGGAACGACCATTATGCGGCCCCCGCCGAAGGGGCGCCCGAGCGCGGCGTGTTCGCGACGCAGCTTTCGATCCTTGCCATCCCGGCGGTGTGGGTGCTCGCGCTGGCGAGCGCCGCCAATTATGTGACGCGCTATGCGATCAACAGTTGGGGCATCCTGTATCTGCAGGAAGCGCGCGGCTTTTCGCTGGGCGAGGCGGGGGTGATGCTGACCGCGAGCACGCTGGCGGGGGTCGCCGGGGCGCTGGCCTTCGGTTTTATATCCGACAAATTCTTCGGGGCGCGCCGGCCGCCCGCCAATTTGCTGTTCGGGGTGGTCGAAATCATCGGCCTGCTGATCTTCTTCTATGGCCCGGAGGGGCATGGCTGGGTGCTACTCGGCGCGGTCCTGTTCGGGCTCGGCATGACCGGGCTGGTCACCTCGCTTGGCGGGCTGTTCGCGATCGACATCTGCCCGAAGCGCGTCGCGGGCGCGGCGCTGGGGATGGTCGGGGTGTTCAGCTATCTCGGCGCGGCGGTGCAGGAACAGGTGTCGGGGGCGCTGATCGACGCCAATATGCATGTCACGGGAAGTACACGCATTTATGATTTCGAGCCGGTGATCTGGTTCTGGATCGGCTGCTCGATCGTCGCGACTTTGCTCGCGACGACATTGTGGAACACGAAGCTGCGCGACTGA
- the iolB gene encoding 5-deoxy-glucuronate isomerase — MSLLVRPHAPDDDGTLLDITPASAGWKYVGFRVVRLAAGARYNHVEDGREACLVVLTGTVSVDAGGERFEGIGGRATVFDGAASSVYVPAGHRYTIEAGSDAEIAICTAPGTGAGAVRLIRSEAVEVRGKGTNTRHVRNILSDADEAESLLVVEVITPGGHWSSYPPHKHDRDAFPEETFLEETYYHRLSPPQGFAFQRVYTDERDIDETMAVEDGDVVMVPRGYHPVGAPHGYDLYYLNVMAGPRRNWVFRNDPAHDWIVRQ; from the coding sequence ATGTCGCTGCTCGTCCGCCCGCATGCGCCCGACGACGATGGCACGCTGCTCGACATCACGCCCGCCAGCGCGGGGTGGAAATATGTCGGCTTCCGCGTCGTCAGGCTGGCGGCAGGGGCGCGCTACAACCATGTCGAGGACGGGCGCGAGGCGTGCCTCGTCGTGCTGACCGGCACGGTGTCGGTCGACGCGGGCGGCGAGCGGTTCGAGGGGATTGGCGGGCGCGCGACGGTGTTCGACGGCGCCGCGTCCTCGGTCTATGTCCCCGCGGGGCATCGCTACACGATCGAGGCGGGCTCCGACGCCGAAATCGCGATCTGCACCGCGCCGGGCACCGGCGCGGGGGCGGTGCGGCTGATCCGGTCGGAGGCGGTCGAGGTGCGCGGCAAGGGCACCAACACGCGGCACGTACGCAATATCCTGTCCGACGCCGACGAGGCCGAAAGCCTGCTGGTCGTCGAGGTGATCACGCCGGGCGGTCACTGGTCGAGCTATCCGCCGCACAAGCACGACCGCGACGCGTTCCCTGAGGAAACCTTCCTCGAGGAAACCTATTACCACCGGCTGTCGCCGCCGCAGGGCTTTGCCTTTCAGCGCGTCTATACCGACGAGCGCGACATCGACGAAACGATGGCGGTCGAGGACGGCGACGTCGTGATGGTACCGCGCGGCTATCACCCCGTCGGCGCGCCGCACGGCTATGACCTTTATTATCTGAACGTGATGGCGGGCCCCCGGCGCAACTGGGTGTTCCGCAACGATCCCGCGCACGACTGGATCGTGCGCCAATAG
- the iolE gene encoding myo-inosose-2 dehydratase has product MTIRWGVSPIAWCNDDMRELGGDTRLDELLTDVRDIGFEGVELGNKFPRDPEALAPIMAGYGLDIVGGWYSSNLLVRDADAEIDALAKHLALLEYMDSSVFILAETSNAVHGDRYGSRLDTHPVLPAADWQQFGERLNTVARFINDRGLRFAYHHHLGTIVETKDELERFFDATGDHVGLVLDTGHALFGGIEPIDVIKARPERVTHVHCKDVRNAKYDEFLANGTSFLNGVVGGMFTAPGDGDYDYAPFMRALADMNYSGWIVIEAEQDPAIANPREYSQLGLDTLKRLAREEALV; this is encoded by the coding sequence ATGACGATCCGCTGGGGTGTGAGCCCGATTGCCTGGTGCAACGACGATATGCGCGAGCTGGGTGGCGACACGAGGCTCGACGAATTGCTGACCGATGTCCGCGACATCGGGTTCGAGGGGGTTGAGCTGGGCAACAAATTCCCGCGCGATCCCGAGGCGCTGGCGCCGATCATGGCGGGGTACGGCCTCGACATCGTCGGCGGCTGGTATTCGTCGAACCTGCTCGTGCGCGATGCCGATGCCGAGATCGACGCGCTGGCGAAGCATCTGGCGCTGCTCGAATATATGGATTCGAGCGTCTTCATCCTCGCCGAGACGTCGAACGCGGTGCACGGCGACCGTTACGGCAGCCGGCTCGACACGCACCCGGTGCTGCCCGCCGCCGACTGGCAGCAGTTCGGTGAGCGGCTGAACACGGTGGCGCGTTTCATCAACGATCGCGGGCTGCGTTTCGCCTATCACCATCATCTCGGCACGATCGTCGAGACCAAGGATGAGCTCGAACGCTTTTTCGACGCGACCGGCGACCATGTCGGGCTGGTGCTCGACACGGGCCACGCGCTGTTCGGCGGGATCGAGCCGATCGACGTGATCAAGGCACGCCCCGAGCGCGTCACCCACGTCCATTGCAAGGACGTCCGCAATGCCAAATATGACGAGTTTCTCGCGAACGGCACCAGCTTCCTCAACGGCGTCGTCGGCGGCATGTTCACCGCGCCGGGCGACGGCGATTATGATTATGCCCCCTTCATGCGCGCGCTCGCCGACATGAATTATTCGGGCTGGATCGTCATCGAGGCCGAACAGGACCCGGCGATCGCCAACCCGCGCGAATATAGCCAGCTCGGGCTCGACACACTGAAGCGGCTGGCGCGCGAGGAGGCGCTGGTCTGA
- the iolD gene encoding 3D-(3,5/4)-trihydroxycyclohexane-1,2-dione acylhydrolase (decyclizing), giving the protein MSDTVRLTMAQALSRWLAAQRVEIDGIELPYFAGMWAIFGHGNVAGMGEALAGMEAALPTWRAHNEQGMAHAAIAFAKASRRQRAMACTTSIGPGATNMVTAAALAHVNRLPVLFLPGDVYASRRPDPVLQQIEDFGDATVGANDCFRPVSRYFDRITRPEQIIDALPRAMGVLTDPALCGPVTLALCQDVQAEAYDYPVGFFAPRVWRQRRPRPDRAELDALVAAVRGAKAPLIVAGGGVLYAGAETVLAELAAATGLPVAETQAGKGALAWDHRQALGSIGVTGTSAANAAAEAADLIVGVGTRLQDFTTGSRTLFAGKRLVQINVAAPDAIKQEAEAVVGDAREILEALAEALGGWQVDAAWREANRGAVAEWNKAWDAATAPGETLPSDAQVIGAVWRQAGDDATVVCAAGGLPGELHKLWRSHRPGGYHVEYGFSCMGYEIAGGLGVKMADPARDVIVMVGDGSYLMLNSELATSVMLGQKITVILLDNRGYGCINRLQQGTGGRPFNNLLADAAHATLPEIDFAAHARSLGAAAEKVDGIAGLESALGRAKASDTSYVIVIDTDPMITTEAGGHWWDVAVPEVSGRAEVQAARRAYDDKIKGERT; this is encoded by the coding sequence ATGAGCGATACGGTGCGATTGACGATGGCACAGGCGCTGTCGCGCTGGCTCGCGGCGCAGCGGGTCGAGATCGATGGTATAGAGCTGCCCTATTTTGCGGGCATGTGGGCGATCTTCGGCCATGGCAATGTCGCAGGCATGGGCGAGGCGCTGGCGGGGATGGAAGCGGCGCTGCCGACCTGGCGCGCCCATAATGAGCAGGGCATGGCGCACGCCGCGATCGCCTTTGCCAAGGCGAGCCGGCGGCAGCGCGCGATGGCGTGCACGACCTCGATCGGCCCCGGCGCGACGAACATGGTGACCGCGGCGGCGCTGGCGCACGTCAACCGGCTGCCGGTGCTGTTCCTGCCCGGCGACGTCTATGCGAGCCGCCGACCCGACCCGGTGCTCCAGCAGATCGAGGATTTCGGCGACGCGACGGTAGGCGCCAACGACTGTTTCCGCCCGGTGTCGCGCTATTTCGACCGGATCACGCGTCCCGAGCAGATAATTGACGCGCTGCCGCGCGCGATGGGCGTGCTCACCGACCCGGCGCTGTGCGGGCCGGTGACGCTCGCGCTGTGCCAGGACGTGCAGGCCGAGGCGTATGACTATCCGGTGGGCTTCTTTGCGCCGCGGGTGTGGCGTCAGCGGCGGCCGCGCCCCGATCGCGCCGAACTCGACGCGCTCGTTGCCGCGGTTCGGGGCGCGAAGGCGCCGCTGATCGTCGCGGGCGGCGGGGTGCTGTATGCAGGCGCCGAGACGGTGCTGGCCGAGCTTGCCGCCGCGACCGGCCTTCCGGTCGCCGAGACGCAGGCGGGGAAGGGCGCGCTGGCGTGGGATCACCGCCAAGCGCTCGGCAGCATCGGGGTGACGGGGACGAGCGCGGCCAATGCCGCCGCCGAAGCCGCCGACCTGATCGTCGGGGTCGGGACGCGGTTGCAGGATTTCACCACCGGGTCGCGGACCCTGTTCGCGGGCAAGCGGCTGGTCCAGATCAATGTCGCGGCGCCCGATGCGATCAAGCAGGAGGCCGAGGCGGTCGTCGGCGACGCGCGCGAGATACTCGAGGCGCTCGCCGAAGCGCTGGGCGGATGGCAGGTCGATGCGGCGTGGCGCGAGGCGAACCGCGGCGCGGTCGCCGAATGGAACAAGGCGTGGGACGCGGCGACCGCACCGGGCGAGACGTTGCCGTCCGACGCGCAGGTCATCGGCGCGGTGTGGCGGCAGGCGGGGGACGATGCGACCGTGGTGTGCGCCGCGGGCGGGCTGCCGGGCGAACTCCACAAGCTGTGGCGGAGCCACCGGCCCGGCGGCTATCATGTCGAATATGGCTTTTCGTGCATGGGATACGAGATCGCCGGCGGGCTGGGGGTCAAGATGGCCGACCCGGCGCGCGACGTCATAGTGATGGTCGGCGACGGCAGCTATCTGATGCTCAATTCGGAGCTCGCGACCTCGGTGATGCTGGGGCAGAAAATCACCGTCATCTTGCTCGACAATCGCGGTTACGGCTGCATCAACCGGTTGCAGCAAGGGACCGGCGGGCGGCCGTTCAACAATCTGCTCGCCGACGCGGCGCATGCGACGCTGCCCGAGATCGATTTCGCGGCGCATGCGCGGAGCCTCGGCGCGGCGGCCGAAAAGGTCGACGGGATTGCCGGGCTGGAAAGTGCGCTGGGGCGGGCGAAGGCGTCCGACACAAGCTATGTGATCGTCATCGATACCGATCCGATGATCACGACCGAAGCGGGCGGGCACTGGTGGGACGTCGCGGTGCCCGAAGTGTCGGGTCGCGCCGAAGTGCAGGCGGCGCGCCGCGCCTATGACGACAAGATCAAGGGAGAGAGGACATGA
- a CDS encoding bifunctional 5-dehydro-2-deoxygluconokinase/5-dehydro-2-deoxyphosphogluconate aldolase, producing MAQQGHEAGGECRLDIVTLGRAGIDLYGEQIGGRLEDMASFAKYIGGSPTNTAIGASRLGLKAGLITRVGADHFGRFIVEELKREGVSTRGVLSDPDRLTALVFLGIRDPDTFPLIFYRENCADMALVADDIDPDFIASAGALLINGTHLSQPGVFAASLTAATLMKAAGGRVVFDIDYRPVLWGLAGKDNGEDRFVADSGVTEALQRVLPLCDLIVGTEEEIHILGGSTDTLAALRAIREKSEALLVCKRGAEGCAAFPGAIPASLDDGVVGRGFPIEVFNVLGAGDAFMAGFLRGWLKDMPLEKCCEIANACGALVVSRHGCAPAMASWEELQHFLAGQWPHRLRESAELEQLHWSTNRQGERDELTVLAIDHRSQFDDLLAELGEVDEARVHHFKNLALEALHRLAAGDPCYGVLLDGRFGARALEAAADHPYWIGRPIEVPGSRPLRFEGSPDVGMTLRDWPTNHVVKCLVFYHPDDDAEMRAAQDRQILRLFDACRRTRHEFLLEIIASKHGPVNSGTIASVIDHVYSLGIYPDWWKLEPTTDAAAWAASEAAILRHDPLCRGIVLLGLSAPQDEVLAGIVAAAPFTLVKGFAVGRTIFQDVAQQWLAGAIDDEAAIGALGENLRVLADGWREARRAREAA from the coding sequence ATGGCGCAACAAGGGCATGAGGCGGGCGGGGAATGCCGGTTGGATATCGTCACGCTGGGGCGGGCGGGGATCGATCTTTATGGTGAGCAGATCGGCGGCCGGCTGGAAGATATGGCGAGTTTCGCCAAATATATCGGCGGCAGCCCGACGAATACCGCCATCGGCGCGTCGCGGCTGGGGCTGAAGGCGGGGCTGATCACCCGCGTCGGCGCCGACCATTTCGGGCGCTTCATCGTCGAGGAACTGAAACGCGAGGGTGTGTCGACGCGTGGCGTCCTGTCCGACCCCGACCGGCTGACCGCGCTGGTGTTCCTCGGTATCCGCGACCCTGACACTTTTCCGCTGATCTTCTACCGCGAGAACTGCGCCGACATGGCGCTCGTCGCCGACGATATCGACCCCGATTTCATCGCCTCGGCCGGCGCGCTGCTGATCAACGGCACGCATCTGTCGCAGCCCGGCGTGTTCGCGGCGAGCCTGACGGCGGCGACGCTGATGAAGGCGGCGGGCGGACGCGTCGTTTTCGATATCGACTATCGCCCGGTGCTGTGGGGCCTCGCGGGCAAGGACAATGGCGAGGACCGTTTCGTCGCCGATAGCGGGGTGACCGAAGCGCTGCAGCGCGTCCTGCCGCTGTGCGACCTGATCGTCGGCACCGAGGAGGAAATCCATATCCTCGGCGGCTCGACCGACACGCTGGCGGCCCTGCGCGCGATCCGGGAAAAGAGTGAAGCGCTGCTCGTCTGCAAGCGCGGCGCCGAGGGCTGCGCCGCCTTTCCGGGCGCGATTCCGGCGTCGCTCGACGACGGGGTGGTCGGGCGCGGCTTTCCGATCGAGGTGTTCAACGTGCTCGGCGCGGGCGACGCCTTCATGGCGGGTTTCCTGCGCGGCTGGCTGAAGGACATGCCGCTCGAAAAATGCTGCGAGATCGCCAATGCCTGCGGTGCGCTGGTGGTGTCGCGGCACGGCTGCGCCCCGGCGATGGCATCGTGGGAGGAATTGCAGCATTTTCTGGCCGGACAATGGCCGCACCGGCTGCGCGAGAGCGCCGAGCTGGAGCAATTGCACTGGTCGACGAACCGGCAGGGCGAGCGCGACGAGCTGACCGTGCTGGCGATCGACCATCGCAGCCAGTTCGACGACCTGCTCGCCGAGCTCGGCGAAGTCGATGAGGCGCGCGTCCATCATTTCAAGAATCTGGCGCTCGAAGCGCTGCACCGGCTGGCCGCGGGCGATCCCTGCTATGGTGTGCTGCTCGACGGCCGCTTCGGCGCGCGCGCGCTGGAGGCGGCGGCGGATCATCCTTACTGGATCGGGCGGCCGATCGAGGTGCCGGGGTCACGCCCGCTGCGCTTCGAGGGATCGCCCGATGTCGGCATGACCTTGCGCGACTGGCCGACGAACCATGTCGTCAAATGCCTCGTCTTCTATCACCCCGACGACGATGCCGAGATGCGCGCGGCGCAGGACCGGCAGATATTGCGGCTGTTCGACGCCTGCCGGCGGACGCGGCATGAGTTCCTGCTCGAAATCATCGCCTCGAAACACGGGCCGGTGAACAGCGGGACGATCGCCTCGGTCATCGACCATGTCTATTCGCTGGGCATCTATCCCGACTGGTGGAAGCTCGAACCGACGACCGACGCCGCCGCCTGGGCGGCGAGCGAGGCGGCGATCCTGCGCCACGATCCGCTGTGCCGCGGCATCGTGCTGCTCGGCCTGTCGGCACCGCAGGACGAGGTGCTGGCGGGGATCGTCGCCGCGGCGCCCTTTACGCTGGTCAAGGGATTTGCGGTCGGGCGCACGATCTTTCAGGATGTCGCGCAGCAGTGGCTGGCGGGTGCGATCGACGACGAGGCGGCGATCGGGGCGCTGGGCGAAAATCTGCGTGTCCTCGCCGACGGCTGGCGCGAGGCGCGCCGGGCGCGGGAGGCAGCATGA
- a CDS encoding MurR/RpiR family transcriptional regulator, with amino-acid sequence MTDIQTAPSSAEELRAEIVSRYETLSKRLKQIARYILDEPNDIALETLAVIADRCGVQPSAIVRFAKSFGFEGASQMQRLFRDGLLSNNAALGYSERVRQLDEATSAQDAEPANLLSEFVEGNSLAIQNLLQTVSGADMRAAVDLLMAADTVHVTGFRRSFPVASYIAYSLLQAGKRTVFVDGVGGLGVQQAHAIGPGDLLVAISFHPYSEETVAVVNAARANGGKVLAISDSLVSPVAKPAEHVLQIREAEVRKFRSLSASMCLAQALVINFAFEATRTDGKARDNVGT; translated from the coding sequence TTGACCGACATCCAGACCGCCCCCAGTTCGGCGGAAGAATTGCGCGCCGAGATCGTGAGCCGATACGAGACGCTGAGCAAGCGGCTCAAGCAGATCGCGCGCTATATCCTCGACGAGCCCAACGATATCGCGCTCGAAACGCTGGCGGTGATCGCCGATCGCTGCGGCGTCCAGCCGTCGGCCATCGTGCGCTTTGCCAAGAGTTTCGGGTTCGAGGGGGCGAGCCAGATGCAGCGGCTGTTCCGCGACGGGCTGCTCAGCAACAATGCCGCGCTCGGCTATTCGGAGCGCGTCCGTCAGCTCGACGAGGCGACGAGCGCGCAGGACGCCGAGCCTGCGAACCTGCTGTCCGAATTCGTCGAGGGCAACAGCCTCGCGATCCAGAACCTGCTCCAGACAGTCAGCGGCGCCGACATGCGCGCGGCGGTCGACCTGTTGATGGCAGCCGATACGGTGCATGTGACGGGTTTTCGCCGGTCGTTCCCGGTCGCGTCCTACATCGCCTACTCGCTGCTCCAGGCGGGCAAGCGCACCGTCTTCGTCGACGGGGTCGGCGGGCTCGGGGTGCAGCAGGCGCATGCGATCGGACCCGGCGACCTGCTCGTCGCGATCAGCTTTCACCCCTATTCCGAGGAGACGGTCGCGGTGGTCAATGCGGCGAGGGCCAATGGCGGCAAGGTGCTCGCGATCAGCGACAGTCTGGTCAGCCCGGTCGCCAAGCCCGCCGAGCATGTGCTGCAGATTCGCGAGGCCGAGGTGCGCAAGTTCCGCTCGCTGTCGGCATCGATGTGTCTTGCGCAGGCGCTGGTGATCAATTTCGCCTTCGAGGCGACGCGCACCGACGGCAAGGCGCGCGACAATGTGGGTACGTGA
- the iolG gene encoding inositol 2-dehydrogenase yields the protein MHDIALIGAGRIGKIHAANLAANPRLRLARVVDPFPDAAAAVAAQYDARVSTIEEALADPAIAGVVVASSTDTHLPYSLAAAEAGKAIFCEKPLDQDLARARESAARFAALDACLFLAFNRRFDPNFAALQARLAGGAVGNLETLHIVSHDPAPPPVDYVKVSGGIFKDMVIHDFDMARWLLGEEVTEVFASASVLVDPAIGEAGDADTAKTILRTASGRLCVISSSRRSGYGYDQRIEAFGSTGMIRAQNQLETTVETWGENGAAADRFQNFFLDRYAVAYAREAEHFADILDGAAPLVDFRDGVAALALAEAAAQSAQTGERVLL from the coding sequence ATGCACGACATTGCCCTGATCGGCGCCGGCAGGATCGGCAAAATCCACGCGGCGAACCTTGCCGCCAACCCGCGCCTGCGGCTCGCCCGCGTCGTCGACCCCTTCCCCGACGCCGCCGCGGCGGTGGCCGCCCAATATGACGCGCGCGTCTCGACGATCGAGGAAGCGCTCGCCGATCCCGCGATCGCCGGCGTGGTCGTCGCCAGCTCGACCGACACCCACCTGCCCTACAGCCTCGCCGCCGCCGAAGCGGGCAAGGCGATCTTCTGCGAAAAGCCGCTCGATCAGGACCTTGCGCGCGCCCGCGAATCGGCGGCGCGTTTCGCCGCACTGGACGCCTGCCTGTTCCTCGCCTTCAACCGCCGCTTCGACCCCAATTTCGCGGCGTTGCAGGCGCGCCTCGCCGGCGGCGCGGTCGGCAACCTCGAAACGCTGCACATCGTCAGCCACGATCCCGCGCCGCCGCCGGTCGATTACGTCAAGGTATCGGGCGGCATCTTCAAGGACATGGTGATCCACGATTTCGACATGGCGCGCTGGCTGCTCGGCGAAGAGGTGACCGAAGTCTTCGCCAGCGCCTCGGTCCTCGTCGATCCGGCGATCGGCGAAGCGGGCGATGCCGACACCGCCAAGACGATCCTGCGCACCGCGTCGGGACGCCTCTGCGTCATCTCGTCGAGCCGCCGCAGCGGCTATGGCTATGACCAGCGGATCGAGGCTTTCGGGTCGACGGGAATGATCCGCGCCCAGAACCAGCTCGAAACGACGGTTGAGACCTGGGGCGAAAACGGCGCCGCCGCCGACCGCTTCCAGAATTTCTTCCTCGACCGCTACGCCGTCGCCTATGCGCGCGAGGCCGAACATTTCGCCGACATACTGGACGGCGCCGCCCCGCTGGTGGACTTCCGCGACGGCGTCGCCGCCCTCGCCCTCGCCGAAGCCGCCGCCCAATCGGCGCAAACCGGCGAGCGCGTGCTGCTCTAA